Proteins co-encoded in one Candidatus Latescibacter sp. genomic window:
- a CDS encoding carboxypeptidase-like regulatory domain-containing protein — protein MKKLLALSAVTLLLIAGCLTSSDDKKDDTNNNNNNGTGGSYSITGSVKTGSTSGTGLSGVAVTLTGPNNIKLTATTVTDGSYSFSNLADGNYSVAAVKSGYTFDQASIAVTVKGASVAVTPLIGTQTSSGTGTTEAYLYLPYKVGATWSYKSHSVSGTYTFDDTYTEKVTGTKISGGKTYLISVKSYKDYSDTSYVRIENNIAYLFMENVDLSLAKTAKPARINKTSMINANLELPMFKFGINPGTSYTIYSLTQNGVTVSFTGKYIGLENATVTAGSFQNCAKYEITSLWQSTSNNVVSSDTNVMSIWFAPNVGLVKEEDVYTAQTGSVKSVSTESMALVSYSIPK, from the coding sequence ATGAAAAAACTGTTAGCGCTATCGGCGGTGACACTGCTCCTGATTGCCGGCTGTCTGACCAGCAGCGACGACAAGAAGGATGATACGAACAACAATAATAATAACGGAACCGGCGGATCATACAGCATCACCGGATCGGTTAAAACCGGCAGCACCAGTGGAACCGGGCTGTCCGGGGTCGCCGTGACATTAACCGGCCCCAACAACATCAAGCTCACAGCCACAACGGTAACCGACGGGAGTTACAGCTTCAGCAACCTTGCCGACGGTAATTACTCTGTTGCCGCGGTAAAAAGCGGATATACCTTTGACCAGGCAAGCATCGCCGTTACCGTGAAGGGAGCGAGCGTAGCAGTAACACCCTTAATAGGAACCCAGACCAGCAGCGGTACAGGAACCACGGAAGCGTACCTTTATCTTCCCTATAAAGTCGGGGCGACCTGGTCATACAAAAGCCATTCCGTCTCCGGAACATATACTTTCGATGACACCTATACCGAAAAAGTGACAGGAACCAAGATAAGCGGCGGTAAGACTTATTTGATATCGGTAAAGTCCTATAAGGATTATAGCGATACTTCCTATGTAAGAATTGAGAACAACATAGCATATTTATTCATGGAAAATGTCGATCTGAGCCTTGCAAAAACCGCAAAACCAGCCCGTATTAACAAAACTTCCATGATAAACGCCAATCTGGAACTTCCCATGTTTAAATTCGGTATCAATCCGGGAACATCGTATACTATCTACAGCCTTACCCAGAACGGAGTTACGGTCAGTTTTACCGGAAAATACATTGGGCTGGAGAATGCAACGGTTACAGCCGGAAGCTTCCAGAATTGTGCAAAGTATGAAATCACATCACTCTGGCAGAGTACTTCAAATAATGTGGTTTCTTCCGATACGAATGTAATGTCAATATGGTTCGCTCCCAATGTGGGATTGGTGAAGGAAGAGGATGTCTATACCGCTCAGACAGGGAGTGTAAAGAGCGTCTCGACAGAATCTATGGCGCTTGTCAGCTACTCGATTCCGAAATAA
- a CDS encoding cupin domain-containing protein, translating into MPRLIAKAEDVPFIVMNELAKRKVYMGRNCSFTYNIVKPGPFNPPHSHETETQYIFVLTGTMRFMVDGVEVIGSPGDMITFEPGQAHGGHVIGDEEASSLDIFVPALAVHEKTAVMLGYKAEEKKAAD; encoded by the coding sequence ATGCCGCGTCTCATCGCCAAGGCCGAAGATGTACCCTTTATTGTCATGAACGAGCTGGCCAAAAGAAAAGTCTACATGGGCCGTAACTGCTCTTTCACCTACAATATTGTAAAACCTGGTCCTTTCAACCCGCCGCATTCTCATGAAACCGAAACCCAGTATATTTTTGTGTTGACCGGAACCATGCGGTTCATGGTGGACGGTGTCGAAGTGATCGGCAGTCCGGGCGACATGATAACCTTCGAACCGGGTCAGGCCCACGGCGGCCATGTGATCGGAGATGAGGAAGCCTCCAGTCTGGATATCTTTGTTCCGGCGCTGGCTGTCCATGAAAAAACAGCGGTAATGCTCGGATACAAAGCAGAAGAAAAAAAGGCCGCGGATTAA
- a CDS encoding N-6 DNA methylase — MPDAVIFESQRSNKVVCVIEAKPPQWDVFNEMELKEPARQKAVSRKAPYFALTNFKKLVWYNTQKVNEQRPEEEQIIHIFTLSELESMDDIERTRYSEPIKKKLEEFLIKLSNVYSGKEHEPKLAIDELLVYRIQEKISVLTRYYRGIIEDQCHKDAAFAKQLKKWFLDQGWSFAWQPQDFDKAARQTAYLLVNKILFYDLLHAKRPKDLDPLNIPKYTSKGSLLKSILQGYFNLVLDIDYETIYTADFIDSLAFPNSEEVVQEIGEFTKLLSRYDFSKLGYDVIGRIFERLIPQSERHHMGQYFTNSDIVDIILVFCMLHEDDTVLDPSCGAGTFLVRAYQHKKLMNPRLTHEEILDKLWGNDIAKFPAHLATINLAIKDLGVNTNYPNILQEDFFAVHVGEEGFDPDTWRKKRARTLGKDEREIVYPRWFNCIVGNPPYTRQEEMSEISPQDSDYKESLIKKAVMDLKGENKLAEIGKRAGIHAYFFVHGAKLLLDGGYFGFIVSNSWLDVDYGKGLQEFFLNTYKIVAIIESKVERWFEDADINTGIIILQKCGNKTARDENLARFVYLKKPLRELIPPAQDVWEKQVDRLNEIDKLKRMILYHSGFYENEDLRISPILQKELWEEGFDPNENKYVGSKWGKYLRAPEIYFTILKKGKDILVPLKEIASVRFGIKTGANEFFYLTEEEIKRKRIEKEYWMHQDEAGKWIPNYLIKSPRECKSIIINPEDLKFRVLMIHKDRADLKNTHILRYIKTGERSGFNQRTTCAGRERWYELGEWDPEGFLHPMVHNDRQLITLNDNKFYVDHNLFEIRPEQNEWIKPLSLFFISTLSILIKEIGGRTNLGEGALKTEGIDIEKFLALNMRDIKPEIIDKLNCWLIKNPNYEHISCFIELGADSIEEVSLDKVNPDRRELDKIIMGDILGLTEAEQLEVYRAVVDLVKSRIDKAKSLQNGNKTKEGIDISSFINTVLEKLGEKTMGKFYEEKILGMDTLKTVTLLKNTKTSEIRNGLFGYELKSGKDYISCGSEDEARYLQVFLDIGLDEVKIPENVEYLKALLPEIEALKRSHDEIIDSYLESIVSTKTRDKLRHLLWAEIMKL, encoded by the coding sequence ATGCCTGATGCGGTGATTTTTGAGTCTCAAAGAAGTAATAAAGTAGTATGTGTGATAGAAGCAAAACCGCCTCAATGGGACGTTTTCAACGAAATGGAATTAAAAGAACCCGCAAGACAGAAAGCAGTCAGCAGAAAAGCGCCGTATTTTGCTCTGACCAACTTCAAGAAACTTGTCTGGTATAATACTCAAAAGGTTAATGAGCAAAGGCCGGAAGAAGAACAAATTATTCATATCTTCACGCTCTCTGAATTGGAGAGCATGGATGATATTGAAAGAACCAGATACAGCGAGCCTATCAAGAAAAAACTGGAAGAATTTCTCATTAAACTTTCGAATGTGTATTCCGGTAAAGAGCATGAACCAAAACTGGCGATAGACGAACTCCTGGTTTACAGAATTCAGGAAAAAATAAGCGTACTCACGAGATATTACCGTGGAATTATCGAAGATCAATGCCACAAGGATGCAGCATTTGCAAAACAGTTAAAAAAATGGTTTTTGGATCAGGGATGGTCGTTTGCCTGGCAGCCTCAGGATTTCGATAAAGCGGCACGGCAAACAGCCTACCTGCTGGTAAACAAGATTCTTTTTTATGATTTACTCCATGCCAAAAGACCAAAAGACCTCGACCCTCTGAATATCCCGAAATACACATCAAAAGGATCCCTGCTTAAATCCATTCTTCAGGGATATTTCAATTTAGTTCTTGACATCGATTATGAAACGATCTATACAGCAGATTTTATCGACTCTCTGGCATTCCCGAACTCTGAGGAAGTAGTTCAGGAAATTGGAGAATTTACCAAGCTTCTGTCCCGGTATGATTTCTCGAAATTAGGGTATGATGTTATCGGAAGGATTTTCGAACGTCTTATTCCTCAATCCGAACGTCACCACATGGGGCAGTATTTTACCAATTCCGATATAGTGGATATAATCCTCGTATTTTGTATGCTCCATGAAGACGATACGGTTCTCGATCCTTCATGCGGAGCGGGAACATTTCTTGTACGAGCATACCAGCACAAGAAACTCATGAATCCAAGATTGACTCATGAAGAAATTCTGGATAAGCTTTGGGGAAACGATATCGCAAAATTCCCGGCTCATCTGGCTACAATTAACCTTGCAATCAAAGATTTAGGGGTCAATACAAATTATCCCAATATCCTCCAGGAGGATTTTTTTGCGGTTCACGTCGGAGAAGAAGGTTTTGACCCTGATACCTGGAGGAAAAAAAGAGCCAGAACTCTGGGCAAAGATGAACGGGAAATAGTGTATCCGCGATGGTTCAATTGTATTGTCGGAAATCCTCCCTACACGCGCCAGGAAGAAATGAGCGAGATATCCCCGCAGGATAGCGATTATAAAGAATCGCTCATTAAAAAAGCGGTAATGGATTTGAAGGGAGAAAACAAGCTGGCCGAAATCGGGAAAAGAGCCGGGATTCACGCATATTTCTTTGTTCATGGCGCAAAGCTTTTACTTGACGGCGGTTATTTTGGATTCATCGTCTCCAATTCCTGGCTCGATGTAGACTATGGCAAGGGTCTACAGGAGTTCTTTCTCAATACATATAAGATTGTTGCCATCATTGAATCAAAGGTTGAACGGTGGTTCGAAGATGCCGATATAAACACCGGCATCATCATTCTCCAGAAATGCGGCAACAAAACAGCTCGCGATGAAAACCTCGCCCGGTTTGTTTATTTAAAAAAACCGTTACGGGAACTTATTCCTCCCGCGCAGGATGTCTGGGAAAAACAGGTTGATCGTTTGAATGAAATCGACAAACTGAAAAGAATGATTCTCTATCATTCCGGTTTTTATGAAAATGAGGATCTGCGTATTTCTCCCATTCTTCAGAAAGAACTATGGGAGGAGGGGTTTGATCCAAATGAGAATAAATATGTCGGTTCCAAGTGGGGAAAATATCTGCGGGCGCCTGAGATTTATTTTACAATCCTCAAAAAAGGGAAAGACATTCTTGTTCCTTTAAAAGAAATAGCATCTGTTAGATTTGGAATAAAAACCGGCGCCAATGAGTTTTTCTATCTCACCGAAGAAGAGATAAAGCGGAAAAGAATTGAGAAAGAGTATTGGATGCACCAGGATGAAGCGGGGAAGTGGATACCAAATTATTTGATAAAATCTCCCCGTGAATGCAAATCTATCATAATAAATCCGGAAGACTTGAAATTTCGTGTGTTGATGATACATAAAGACCGCGCAGATTTAAAAAACACCCATATTTTGAGATACATAAAAACTGGTGAGCGATCAGGGTTTAATCAAAGAACAACATGTGCAGGAAGAGAACGGTGGTATGAATTAGGTGAATGGGACCCCGAAGGTTTTTTGCATCCTATGGTACATAATGATCGCCAATTAATAACACTTAACGACAATAAATTCTATGTAGACCATAATCTCTTTGAGATTCGTCCGGAACAGAATGAATGGATCAAGCCCCTGTCATTATTCTTTATTTCTACCCTATCAATCTTAATAAAAGAAATAGGCGGACGAACAAACCTTGGGGAAGGAGCATTAAAAACTGAAGGGATAGATATTGAAAAATTCCTCGCCTTGAATATGAGAGATATTAAACCAGAAATTATTGATAAGCTCAATTGCTGGTTGATAAAAAATCCCAATTATGAACACATTTCTTGCTTTATAGAACTCGGCGCTGATTCCATAGAAGAGGTGTCATTAGATAAGGTTAATCCCGACCGTCGGGAACTTGATAAAATTATCATGGGGGATATTCTTGGTCTTACGGAAGCGGAACAGCTTGAGGTATATCGAGCGGTTGTGGATTTGGTTAAATCGAGAATTGATAAGGCAAAGAGCCTCCAAAACGGCAACAAGACAAAGGAAGGAATAGATATATCTTCCTTTATCAATACTGTTTTGGAGAAACTCGGTGAAAAAACAATGGGTAAATTCTACGAAGAAAAAATTCTTGGAATGGATACTTTAAAAACAGTAACACTCTTGAAGAACACCAAAACCAGCGAGATCAGGAATGGATTGTTCGGGTATGAATTAAAATCAGGGAAAGATTATATATCATGCGGTTCGGAGGATGAAGCAAGGTATTTGCAGGTTTTTCTCGATATCGGTTTGGATGAAGTGAAAATACCGGAAAATGTTGAATACTTGAAAGCTCTTTTACCCGAAATAGAAGCGCTGAAAAGATCGCACGATGAAATCATTGACTCTTACCTTGAATCGATTGTAAGCACTAAAACGCGTGACAAATTGCGGCATCTTCTTTGGGCGGAGATTATGAAGCTCTAG
- a CDS encoding carboxypeptidase regulatory-like domain-containing protein, whose protein sequence is MISNPPKVFISVVLFIMAVLFAGVTSFAIETGRLSGKVVDAETGRGISSVLVTVEAGLEVFTAYTDSGGGFALSTLPVGFHFPISAVKKGYKSVSATVSIESGITGRIMLALPSHCLKLLYPQGGEHVIAGTDVVIRWEAYGIEHVRFEFSINSGRHWYTLGEVINAEEGLYVWSVPDLPTKNCMIRIIGKERPGMTDQNDVPFSISSF, encoded by the coding sequence ATGATTTCAAATCCGCCGAAGGTTTTCATCAGTGTGGTTCTTTTCATTATGGCTGTTCTGTTCGCAGGTGTAACCAGTTTTGCAATTGAGACCGGCAGGTTGAGCGGTAAAGTTGTTGATGCCGAGACAGGCCGGGGTATTTCCAGTGTTCTGGTAACTGTGGAAGCGGGGCTGGAGGTTTTTACCGCTTATACCGACTCTGGGGGCGGGTTTGCTCTTTCCACTCTTCCAGTTGGCTTTCATTTCCCAATCTCTGCCGTTAAGAAAGGATATAAATCTGTTTCGGCCACGGTTTCCATTGAGAGCGGAATTACCGGCAGGATTATGCTGGCATTGCCTTCCCACTGCCTGAAATTGCTCTATCCACAAGGAGGAGAACACGTAATCGCCGGAACCGACGTGGTGATTCGATGGGAGGCTTATGGAATAGAACACGTTCGCTTTGAATTTTCCATAAACAGCGGACGGCACTGGTATACCCTTGGAGAAGTGATTAATGCGGAGGAAGGACTGTATGTATGGTCAGTCCCGGACCTCCCTACAAAGAATTGTATGATTCGGATTATCGGAAAGGAAAGGCCGGGCATGACCGATCAAAACGATGTTCCTTTTTCGATCAGCTCATTTTGA
- a CDS encoding cupin domain-containing protein — protein sequence MPKMLVLLSCFLLSSLAFAKTPPDYSQLDPRPFDPRKDPDPDMFMGHWKESSPRHTFGTLIERDLLTRNDGDSLHPRTRGAVLQFINRLTYGSLSGGNATVPSTLKGEQIVFFIDTGEGVITARGKTARLAYGIGVLMPPNLEFTMKNTGSAPLTMYIISEPVPSTFTPNKDMLVRDLNIMPGGVSGHWSHIPKAIFMKKDGLATMSGVAPVWFDGMTMGQPHSHCPGSEEIWFSVRGNPYILLGKKLRLFPPGTAYKIPSDNMTPHSTINLSKEPVLTFWFMVVPEKSPQAPSYSQLADVVWNKDRRQDVVMFFRNWRASLPRNTHGSLVEREVLLKGDPMKPAGTGTVLKYVNRFTHASLYAHSQTIPTTLKGEQEIFYIISGKGTVTAGKKTVELTRGITILMPENLGFTMQNNGSEPLEMYLISEPCPAGFRPNRDMLVVDENTTPVSSTTSHWVGIVKPLLKTSDGLGSLESVLTCEFSPMTFFQPHSHQEGTEEVWVALDTDTYVLLGMQIWPQAPGTAFMIPPDGKTPHANFNVSDHSVKLFYFARFRDHEPRK from the coding sequence ATGCCCAAAATGCTTGTGTTGTTGTCGTGTTTTCTCCTCTCTTCTTTAGCTTTCGCCAAGACACCGCCGGATTACAGCCAACTCGACCCGCGGCCATTCGATCCCCGTAAAGACCCCGATCCCGATATGTTCATGGGCCACTGGAAGGAATCTTCTCCGCGCCACACGTTCGGGACTCTCATCGAACGCGATCTCCTCACCAGAAACGATGGCGACTCACTGCACCCGCGTACCCGGGGAGCGGTACTGCAGTTCATCAACCGGTTGACCTACGGCTCGTTGAGCGGGGGGAACGCCACTGTTCCTTCCACTCTTAAGGGAGAGCAGATAGTATTCTTCATAGATACCGGCGAGGGCGTCATCACAGCCAGAGGAAAGACCGCCAGGCTTGCGTACGGGATCGGGGTTCTCATGCCGCCGAATCTGGAGTTCACCATGAAAAATACCGGCAGCGCACCGCTCACCATGTACATCATCTCCGAGCCGGTTCCGTCAACTTTCACCCCGAACAAGGATATGCTGGTGCGGGATTTAAACATCATGCCCGGCGGTGTCAGCGGGCACTGGTCCCATATTCCCAAAGCGATCTTCATGAAAAAGGACGGGCTGGCGACGATGAGCGGTGTGGCGCCGGTCTGGTTCGACGGTATGACTATGGGTCAGCCGCATAGTCACTGCCCGGGGTCTGAAGAAATCTGGTTTTCTGTGAGGGGCAACCCTTACATTCTCCTGGGGAAAAAGCTGCGGCTGTTTCCTCCGGGTACCGCATATAAGATCCCTTCCGATAATATGACACCTCATTCCACTATCAACCTGAGCAAAGAACCAGTGCTGACCTTCTGGTTCATGGTGGTTCCCGAAAAGTCGCCCCAGGCCCCATCGTACAGTCAGCTCGCCGATGTAGTATGGAACAAGGACCGGAGGCAGGATGTCGTCATGTTCTTCCGGAATTGGAGAGCTTCCCTGCCCAGGAATACCCATGGCTCCCTGGTGGAGCGGGAAGTCCTTCTTAAGGGCGACCCGATGAAACCCGCGGGTACGGGAACCGTTCTCAAGTATGTCAACCGGTTCACCCATGCCTCCCTGTATGCGCACTCCCAGACTATTCCGACCACGTTGAAAGGGGAGCAGGAGATTTTCTATATCATTTCAGGCAAAGGCACGGTTACCGCCGGGAAAAAGACAGTCGAACTCACCCGGGGCATTACCATCCTCATGCCGGAAAACCTTGGATTCACCATGCAAAACAACGGCAGCGAGCCTTTGGAGATGTACCTCATTTCCGAGCCCTGTCCCGCCGGTTTCCGCCCGAACAGGGATATGCTGGTGGTGGATGAAAACACCACGCCGGTCAGTTCGACCACCTCCCACTGGGTGGGCATCGTGAAACCGCTGCTCAAGACTTCCGATGGCCTCGGGAGCCTGGAATCGGTGCTTACCTGCGAGTTCAGCCCCATGACATTCTTCCAGCCCCACAGCCATCAGGAAGGCACGGAAGAGGTCTGGGTTGCCCTGGATACCGATACCTATGTGCTGCTCGGAATGCAGATTTGGCCGCAGGCGCCGGGAACCGCTTTCATGATACCTCCCGACGGGAAGACTCCTCATGCCAATTTCAATGTTTCAGATCACTCTGTGAAGCTCTTCTATTTCGCCCGTTTCAGGGATCACGAGCCGAGAAAATAG
- a CDS encoding methyltransferase, which yields MKIRKTLRLQIGFLAGMVFLWRAEPTLVSFLVGLFFMALGECIRFVSAGTLIKFEGVTRNGIYAFTRNPLYAGSFLIGLGACVMGRDPLFVLLFILLFPPLYYQVIKSEEAYLTVRYGEDYLNYLHEVPRIIPRRFSLGAILRETSPFLAVKNRELITLAGLILVLLIMIFKMS from the coding sequence ATGAAAATACGAAAAACATTACGTCTTCAAATAGGATTCCTGGCAGGTATGGTATTTCTGTGGCGGGCGGAACCTACCCTGGTGAGCTTTTTGGTCGGACTGTTTTTCATGGCGCTGGGGGAATGTATCCGGTTTGTAAGCGCCGGCACCCTGATAAAATTCGAAGGAGTAACCCGTAACGGTATCTATGCTTTCACCCGGAACCCGCTTTATGCCGGTTCCTTCCTCATCGGACTGGGTGCATGCGTCATGGGGAGGGATCCTCTGTTTGTCCTTCTGTTTATTCTCCTCTTTCCGCCTCTTTATTACCAGGTGATAAAAAGTGAAGAGGCATACCTTACCGTCCGGTATGGGGAAGACTATCTGAATTATCTTCATGAGGTCCCCCGGATTATACCGCGCCGTTTCAGTTTGGGCGCGATTCTCAGAGAAACGTCGCCTTTCCTCGCGGTAAAAAACCGTGAACTTATCACCTTGGCCGGCTTGATTCTGGTTCTGCTGATCATGATATTCAAAATGAGCTGA
- a CDS encoding cupin domain-containing protein: protein MTRKKFFLSALGITFVQGVATAVFAQDTPKHPLFGRNDPSKYMDAKFGHGGAGSVRYMELTPRDKFKTQFLFVHRGVLMPKSGLGEHVHRRMEEMYFVLDNTTCQFTVAGRTAELPGPAMALCPMGSSHGIYNPTDHPVEFMNIGVTLENRQYDAVDFAKQNDLAERKIESPPPFLWNHIDKNALHPVPAFYNGKGQMYIRSLWTTESFRTSWGFINHYLIPAGNSIGYHQHKVMEEVYYIFSGSGRLTIDDTTLDVKAGDAVTCPLGSSHGFYNNSGKDAEIISIAVPMEKGKYDGITLNDDLTKR from the coding sequence ATGACTAGAAAAAAGTTCTTTCTCTCAGCTCTCGGCATAACCTTTGTTCAAGGCGTGGCAACTGCGGTTTTCGCCCAGGATACCCCAAAACATCCTTTGTTCGGCCGCAATGATCCTTCCAAGTACATGGACGCCAAATTCGGCCACGGCGGCGCGGGATCGGTCCGTTACATGGAGCTCACTCCCCGTGACAAGTTCAAAACCCAGTTCCTCTTCGTGCACCGCGGTGTGCTCATGCCCAAAAGCGGCCTCGGAGAACACGTGCACCGCAGAATGGAAGAGATGTACTTCGTCCTGGACAACACCACCTGCCAGTTCACTGTGGCTGGCCGCACCGCCGAGCTTCCCGGTCCGGCGATGGCGCTCTGTCCGATGGGGTCGTCCCACGGCATCTACAATCCCACCGATCACCCGGTGGAGTTCATGAACATCGGGGTCACCCTGGAAAACCGTCAGTACGATGCGGTGGATTTTGCCAAACAGAACGATCTGGCTGAAAGAAAGATCGAATCTCCCCCGCCCTTCCTCTGGAACCACATCGACAAAAACGCCCTGCATCCTGTGCCCGCTTTCTATAACGGCAAGGGGCAGATGTACATTCGCTCCCTCTGGACTACCGAATCCTTCCGAACCAGTTGGGGATTTATCAATCACTACCTCATTCCCGCCGGAAACTCCATCGGCTACCACCAGCACAAGGTCATGGAGGAGGTCTACTACATCTTTTCCGGAAGCGGCCGTCTTACCATCGACGACACAACGCTCGATGTCAAAGCCGGGGACGCGGTTACCTGCCCTCTCGGAAGCTCTCATGGTTTCTACAACAATTCCGGCAAGGATGCCGAGATCATTTCCATTGCGGTGCCGATGGAAAAAGGGAAATACGACGGGATCACTCTCAATGATGATCTGACGAAAAGGTGA